Genomic DNA from Mesorhizobium sp. 131-2-1:
GGTGCCGCCGGTGCCGATCCATTTCGAACCGCCCTGATGCCGGCCGTTCTGCTCCTCCAGCCGCTGCTTCAGCGTCTCCATCAGCTTGTCGAAGCCGCCAAGCGCCTCGACCAGCTTCTTCTCCTCATCGGTCAGATGCTTTTCGGCAAGCCGCCGCAGCCACTCCTCGGGGATGTTGGCGACGTCGACGGCATCTGGCCCGGCGGAAGCCTCGACACCTTTGAAGACGTGCGCAAAGACCTGATCGAAGCGGTCGATGTGCCTCTCGTCCTTCACCAGGGCCGAGCGGGCGAGGTAATAAAAGCCCTCGACGTCATAATCGACCAGCCCGGCTTCCAGTCCTTCCAGAAGCGACAGATATTCCCGCAGCGAAACGGGAACCTGCGCGGCCTTCAGTTCGAGGAAGAAGGGGATGAACATGGGCTCCTTTATAGCAGATCGTACTCGATGAAGCCGGTCCGCCGCGCGACGTAGTCGTAGAGCTTGCGCGCCGTAGCATTGGTCTCGTGCGTCATCCAGTAGACGTTCTTCACGCCGATCTTGCCGGCCTCGTCCTGCACCGCTTTGATCAGCGCTGCTCCGACGCCCTTGCCGCGCACGTCCGGATCGGCGAACAGGTCCTGCAGATAGCAGTTGTTGACCAGCGACCAGCAGGAGCGGTGGTAGAGATAGTGGGTAAGGCCCACCGCCTTGCCATCGAGCGTGGCGATGAAACCCTTCGGCTCGAATTCGCCTTCCGTGAACAGGCGCTTCCAGGTGACGTCGTAGACCTCGTCGGGCAGCCTGGTTTCGTAGAAGGTGAGGTATGCGGTCCACAGCCGCCGCCAGTCGGCGTGGTCGGACTGGGCGAGCGGGCGGATGCTGATTTCGGACATTGGATGCTCTCCTCGTTTCGCGCCAACATCAACAAGGCCCATCGGTCACGCAACAGTCCACGTGCACACGACCGTCTGATCCTGGTCTAGTCAGATTGATCGCCCGAAAGAAGCTGGCTCGCCAAGACTTCAAACCGACAGGTACCCTCAAGGGATTCTACCAACCAGCCGTCATCTGTGTCGACCTCCGCAATCAATCGCCCTTCCTCATCACAGGACCGGGACAACACCAGACAGCGCAGGCCACCTTTACGCGGATATGTGCTTTTGGCATCCAGCCATTCGCCCGAGACAAGGGCTTGTTTTTCATGGAATTTCCATTTGCGGCCAAATCGATCATCGAATTCAAATTCGATGATTCCGGGCTGCGGCTCGTCATCGACCCAGCGTGTAATGGAAATATCTATCTCTGCGTGTTCTTTTGACACCTAGCCCTGCCGTCTCGCCATAAAGGCCAGGCGCTCGAACAGGTGCACGTCCTGTTCGTTCTTCAACAGCGCGCCATGCAGCCTCGGCAGCATGTTCTTGGGGTCGGCGCGCAGGTCCTCGGGCGCGATGTCGTCGGCAACCAGCAGGCGGATCCAGTCGAGCGCCTCGGAGGTCGACGGCTTCTTCTTCAATCCCGGAACGTCGCGGATCTCGTAGAACTGGGTGAGGGCTGCCCGCACCAGGTTCTGCTTGATGCCGGGGTAGTGGACGTCGACGATGCGATGCAGCGTCTCGATGTCGGGGAAGCGGATGTAGTGGAAGAAGCAGCGGCGCAGGAAGGCGTCCGGCAGTTCCTTCTCGTTGTTGGAGGTGATGATGACGATCGGCCTGAGCGCCGCGCGGATCGTCTCCCCGGTCTCGTAGACGAAGAACTCCATCCGGTCGAGTTCCTGCAGCAGGTCGTTGGGGAACTCGATGTCGGCCTTGTCGATCTCGTCGATCAGAAGCACGACCTTCCTCGGTGCGGCGAACGCATCCCAAAGCTTGCCGCGCTTGATGTAATTCCTGATGTCGTTGAAGCGGTCGTCGCCGAGCTGGCTGTCGCGCAGGCGCGAGACGGCGTCATATTCGTAGAGGCCCTGCTGCGCCTTGGTGGTCGACTTGACGTTCCATTCGATGAAGTCCAGCCCGAGCGCCGCCGCCACCTGGCGGGCCAGCTCGGTCTTGCCGGTGCCGGGCTCGCCTTTGACCAGCAAGGGCCGCTCCAAAGCGATCGCCGCGTTGACCGCAAC
This window encodes:
- a CDS encoding GNAT family N-acetyltransferase, coding for MSEISIRPLAQSDHADWRRLWTAYLTFYETRLPDEVYDVTWKRLFTEGEFEPKGFIATLDGKAVGLTHYLYHRSCWSLVNNCYLQDLFADPDVRGKGVGAALIKAVQDEAGKIGVKNVYWMTHETNATARKLYDYVARRTGFIEYDLL
- a CDS encoding AAA family ATPase, producing MRFEGTAAYVADKDLMVAVNAAIALERPLLVKGEPGTGKTELARQVAAALGLDFIEWNVKSTTKAQQGLYEYDAVSRLRDSQLGDDRFNDIRNYIKRGKLWDAFAAPRKVVLLIDEIDKADIEFPNDLLQELDRMEFFVYETGETIRAALRPIVIITSNNEKELPDAFLRRCFFHYIRFPDIETLHRIVDVHYPGIKQNLVRAALTQFYEIRDVPGLKKKPSTSEALDWIRLLVADDIAPEDLRADPKNMLPRLHGALLKNEQDVHLFERLAFMARRQG